A region from the Nostoc sp. HK-01 genome encodes:
- a CDS encoding UDP-sulfoquinovose synthase produces the protein MKVLVIGGDGYCGWATALYLSNRGYDVGILDNLVRRHWDNELGIATLTPIAPIQQRIQRWQDLTGKSIDLFVGDITNYEFLQKALHQFEPNAIVHFGEQRSAPFSMIDREHAVLTQVNNVVGTLNLLYAMREDFPDCHLVKLGTMGEYGTPNIDIEEGYITIEHNGRKDTLPYPKQPGSMYHLSKVHDSHNIHFACRIWGLRATDLNQGVVYGVLTEETGMDELLINRLDYDGVFGTALNRFCIQAAIGHPLTVYGKGGQTRGFLDIRDTVRCMELAIANPAEPGEFRVFNQFTELFSVGDLALMVKKAGNSLGLNVDINNIDNPRVEKEEHYFNAKNTKLLDLGLQPHYLSDSLLDSLLNFAVKYQQRVDKKQILPKVSWHRK, from the coding sequence ATGAAAGTCCTGGTTATTGGTGGCGATGGGTATTGTGGTTGGGCAACCGCACTTTACCTCTCCAATCGAGGTTACGATGTTGGAATTTTAGATAATTTGGTGCGGCGGCACTGGGATAACGAACTAGGTATCGCAACGCTGACTCCGATCGCACCTATTCAGCAACGTATCCAGCGCTGGCAAGATTTGACCGGCAAATCTATCGATCTATTCGTAGGCGATATCACTAATTACGAATTTCTGCAAAAAGCTTTACATCAATTTGAGCCAAATGCGATCGTGCATTTTGGTGAACAGCGTTCTGCACCATTCTCCATGATTGACCGCGAACATGCAGTTCTTACACAGGTCAATAACGTTGTTGGCACACTCAACTTGCTGTATGCCATGCGTGAAGATTTCCCAGACTGTCACTTAGTCAAGTTGGGAACAATGGGTGAATATGGTACACCCAACATTGATATTGAAGAAGGGTATATCACCATTGAACACAATGGGCGCAAGGATACCTTGCCTTATCCCAAGCAGCCCGGTTCAATGTACCACTTAAGCAAAGTGCATGATAGCCACAATATCCATTTTGCTTGTCGGATTTGGGGATTGCGTGCCACTGACTTAAATCAAGGCGTGGTTTATGGGGTCTTGACCGAAGAAACGGGAATGGATGAACTGTTGATTAATCGCCTAGATTACGACGGGGTTTTTGGTACAGCATTAAACCGATTCTGTATTCAAGCTGCCATTGGTCATCCCTTAACTGTGTATGGTAAAGGTGGACAAACTCGCGGATTCTTGGATATTCGGGATACAGTCCGCTGTATGGAATTAGCGATCGCCAATCCCGCCGAACCAGGAGAATTTCGCGTCTTCAACCAATTTACCGAACTATTTAGCGTTGGGGACTTGGCATTGATGGTGAAAAAAGCAGGTAACTCCTTGGGGTTGAATGTCGACATCAACAACATAGATAACCCTAGAGTGGAGAAAGAAGAACATTACTTCAACGCTAAAAATACTAAACTGCTTGACCTCGGTTTACAGCCTCACTACCTCTCAGATTCCTTACTTGATTCACTGCTGAACTTTGCCGTCAAGTATCAGCAACGAGTTGATAAAAAGCAAATTTTGCCAAAAGTTTCTTGGCATAGAAAGTAG